The Accipiter gentilis chromosome 9, bAccGen1.1, whole genome shotgun sequence genome includes a region encoding these proteins:
- the LOC126043040 gene encoding beta-microseminoprotein-like: MKSFLAFLVAMGIIVTLGDAYCFSKLNKPGEADKGCMLDGKLYPLGEIARTENCFRCRCSQEAMRCCSLFHTPIGYDKENCKVVFNKKTCDYDVVQKSDPSKECPVYSRVG; the protein is encoded by the exons ATG AAGAGTTTTCTGGCTTTCCTTGTTGCAATGGGCATCATAGTGACCCTGGGTGATGCATACTGCTTTTCTAAACTCAACAAGCCAGGGGAGGCCGACAAAG GCTGTATGCTGGATGGAAAACTATACCCCCTTGGAGAGATTGCGAGAACAGAAAATTGCTTCAGATGCAGATGCAGCCAAGAAGCAATGCGTTGCTGCTCCCT CTTTCATACTCCTATTGGTTATGACAAAGAGAACTGTAAAGTTGTTTTCAACAAGAAAACCTGTGACTACGACGTGGTGCAAAAAAGTGACCCCTCAAAAGAGTGTCCCGTCTATTCTCGTGTGGGCTAA